The following is a genomic window from Candidatus Obscuribacter sp..
GCCAGGCAACTTGCCCATGACAAAGCGCGAATCATGGGTGTCTGTATACATGCACACGGCTGTGCGCAAGCAGGTCCTACCGACACCATCAAAGCATTTGCTTACCTGGGCGTCGTAAATCTCATCGATAGCTGCTTGCGACACTTGTCTGTCGATAGTATCTGGTGTCACTATCTCATTAAACTTAGGGCTGGCCATTTTTAAGCCACCATCAGGACCGTCTATAGCGGGAAAACCATAGCTTGATGCTAAGTCTCCGTAGCCTTCCCAGATAAAGATGGGGAAGTGCCCAGGCTTGAAGTTTTGATAGTGCTCTTTTATGTCAAACCAGTACATCACCTGTCGCACTATTTTGAAGTAGTCACTTAATTTACTCAATCCACTCTGCTTGTTGAGCAGCTCTGGCAGCCACGGACCGGCTGTGATGATGAGTTGCTTTGCTGCGTACTCACCGATTGTGGTTTTGACAATGACGCCGTCGATTGTCTCTTTATAGCTCAGCACTTCCTCGCCGGTATGCACCGCCGCACCCATTGATTTTGCCACATCAATTTGAGTGCTGATGCACTTCTCTGGATAGAGTATTCCAGCCTCTGGCTCATAGTAGGCATACTCGTGAGCGGCTACTTTAAACGCTGGAAATCTCCTTTTGATGTCGATAGCATCGAGTATCTCATGTTTGATATGGTGCTCGGTTGCCGCCGCCACAGTGGTATCAAAGAAGTTTTGCACATGGTGCACGCCCTGGCTTTGTTTGTTTGAGATCATCAGCCCACCGCAGGCTAGCAGCAGTCTGTGCGCAGTTTTATCCTCTAGCTCTCTGATGATCTCGTATGAGCGCAATGCCAGCGGCGTGTACTCCACCCCCTCGCCGATTGCCTGTCTGGTGATGCGACTATCACCGTGACTGGAGCCCATGGTGTGAGGCGGGTCGTACTTGTCTATGCCGAGGACATTGTCTCCACGCTTTGCCAGTTGGTACAGCGTAGCGCTGCCCATGGCTCCTAGTCCAAGCACGATTGTGTTGTAGCTTTTGGTCACGTGATTATTCTCGCAAGAGGACGCGACCCAATTATAGCTGCATCAATTAGAGTGTTGCTGCGAGCATCAACTATTTGCGGATTTTACCACTGCCTCCACTTTTGCCGTACCAGTACTGCCGTGAGATGTTTTGGCTTTGACTGAGACTACTGGGTCAAAGAGTGCCATAACATCAGCATCGTAGCCACCACTAAAGCTTTGCATTTCGGTAAGCGATAGCGTAGACAGCGGTACTGATTTTTCTCTGGCGTATGCGACCAGCGCTGATACTTCCTCATGTGCTTTGCGAAATGGCACAGATTTATTGACCAGATATTCCACCAGATCAGTTGTAATCATATCTGGATCTGATGCAGCAGCCAGTGTCACTGCGCTATTTACGGTCATGCTCTGTACTGCTACAGCCATGACATTGAGGCAGCCACTCAGCTCTTTGCTCACTTTGATAGCTGGCGGTTTTGTCTCTTGCAAGTCGCGGTTGTACCCTAGTGGCAGTCCTTTGAGAGTAGCTAACACATTGATTAGCTCTCCCATCATGGCTCCGGCTTTGCCGCGCACTATTTCGACTGGATCTGGGTTTTTCTTTTGGGGCATGAGACTGGAGGCGGTTGTCACTGCATCACTAAAAGTGATAAAGCCAAACTCGCGAGTAGCCCAGATGACAAAAGTCTCCGCCATCTGGCTCAGATGCACAGCACACATAGACGAGGTAAAGAGATACTCGGCGACAAAGTCGCGGTCACTGACTGCGTCAATAGAGTTATTAAAGCAAGTAGGTAGACCGAGTAACTTGGCGCTCAGGTGCGGATCGATAGGCAAGCCCGTGCCAGCTTGTGCGCCAGCACCCAGAGGCGATACGGCCGTGCGCTTAGCGAGGTCACTAAACCGACTGTAGTCGCGCTCCAGCATCTCCATAAAGGCATGCATAGCGTGGGCAAAGTGCACCGGTTGTGCGCGTTGCAAATGCGTATAGCCGGGCATTACTGCATCGATATTGGACAGAGCACACTGGGCGACGGCGGACTTGAGTGTCTGGATTTGTGCTTGATGCTGAGTGATTTGCTCAAGTACAAACAGTCTCAAATCAAGCGCCACCTGATCGTTTCTACTGCGCGCTGTATGCAGGCGCAGAGCGTCCTGTCCGATTAGCTGTTCAAGGCGCTTTTCGACATTCATGTGGACGTCTTCAAAGACAGGATTGAGCTTAAACTTGCCCTCTTGATGCTCGACCAATATGGCATTTAGTCCGCTCACTATGTTTGCCGCCTGGGCCTCCGTGAGGAGACCCTGCTGGCAAAGCATTGTGGCATGAGCGATGCTGCCTTTGATGTCGACTGCAATGAGTGCCTCGTCAGCATCCACCGAGTTGACAAAAGCAGTGACCGATTGATCAAGCTGTTGGGTGAAGGCTTTTCTTAATACTTGCATTTTTGTTGCTCCAGGCAGAGAGTCTGAGACCATTGATATTGATAAAGCCGCCACTGTCAGCTGGGTTAAAGCTAGACATGTTTTCAAAGCTTGTCATTTTTTCGCTGTAGAGAGACTGCTCTGATTTGCGTGCCACCACCATCGATGTGCCTTTGTACATTTTGATTTTGGCTGTGCCGGTGACGCTTGCTTGCGACTCTTTGATAAAGTTGTGCAGCAGTTGTGTCTCAGGCGCAAACCAAAATCCGTTGTATGTGAGTTCTGCGATTTTGCTCACCATCGATTGTTTGAGGTGTGCTACTTCTTTGTCGAGAGTGAGCGACTCTACAGCCTGGTGCGCTTGCATCAGGATTGTGACACCAGGTGTCTCGTAGACTCCTCTGGACTTGATACCGATAAAGCGGTTTTCGACGAGGTCGATACGTCCGACACCGTGAGCTGCTGCCATTTCGTTGGCTTTTTCTAGGAGTGCTACTGGTTCCAGTTTTACTCCGTCGATGGCGACAGGCACGCCCTGCTCAAATTGGATCTCGACGTATTGCGGCTTATTTGGCGCTTCTTCTGGGTTTTTGGTCCAGAGATAAATGTTCTCGGGGGCTTCTTGCCACGGGTCTTCGAGGATGCCGCCTTCGTAGCTGATGTGCATCAGGTTGGCGTCCATTGAGTATGGTTTTTCTTTTGTGATAGGCAGTGGGATGCCGTGTTTTTCGGCGTAGGCAAAGAGATCGGTGCGGCTTTGATATTCCCATTCCCGCCAGGGTGCGATGACGCCGAGCTGCGGAGCCAGTGATTTGATTGCTAGCTCAAAGCGTACTTGATCATTGCCTTTGCCGGTAGCTCCATGGGCGATGTAGTCGCAGCCTTCACGCAGGGCTGCTTCCACCATGCCTTGTGCGATGCAGGGGCGAGCCAGCGATGTGCCCAAGAGGTAGACTGCTTCGTAAACGGCGTTGGCTTGGATAGATGGCCAGATAAAGTCTTTGACAAACTCGGCTTTGAGATCGTCGACGATGCATTTTTCTGCGCCTGTTTTGAGAGCCTTTACTTTTACTGCCTCAAAGTCTTCTTCCTGTCCGACATTGGCACAGTAAGCCACGATTGGCACATTGTATTTTTCTTTGAGCCAGGTCAGGATGCAGGAGGTGTCGAGTCCACCAGAGTAGGCTAAGAGTATTTTTTTCATGTTTGTCTCCGTCGTGTTGTGAGGTCGGTTAGTTAGTTGGTAGGTTAGGTAGGTAAAAGCAAAAAAAATCCCCGGGTGTTTAACCCAGGGATGCTTTAGTCTTGTTGCGCTTATTTAGCTATGCAAGTCGATGCCCCGGGTCATATATTGACTCGCGGCGACGGCGGTTGGCAGCAGTGGTATTAAGGACTGGCATTTTGTAGATGCATTCCAAAGCGGTAACTTGTTGCAGATTAATCGCGGCAAACTCCTTTGTCAACAAAAACCTGCGCTGGAGTAGACATATGTTGCGAAATGATTAATATGCAACTTATATAGGCGATTTGCGCCCAAGCCACCCAGTTTGTTGATGTTTACCTTCAGCACCTCCTTCTATAGGATGAGTGCGTAAGTCTCATCTATATAAAAAACTGCCCCTTAGGCTGATACAAAAACTATTTGGTCTTGAGAGCATTTTATGCATGTATCAGTACGTGTTTTATAGGCGGCGTTTGCATGAAAACTTATGACTCAAAGGATTCCCTGCCCGAAGAATACAAAAGCGCATTGCTTGATTTGTTGTCGTTCCAGGCGGACTCAGAGTTTGCTGGTGGTCAACGTGTCGAAGAAAATATGAAGTATGCGACCAGACCTGAAGAAGCCTACCGTCTGGCTAAAAAGGTCATGGAAGAAATGGGGCACGGCTGGTACTGCTGGGAGCTTATGGCAGAGCTGGGTATTGATGTTAATGCCCGTGTGCAGCACCTGGTACAAAACCGCGACAATCCAGATCCTAAAAAAGTCCGCGTTATCAATGGCTTCCGCAAAGAAAACTGGGCCCCTCTGTTTGAGAGCTGGGCTGACGTGGCGATGTTTAGCACGGCTGTGACACCGGCTGCTGTAGCCTTCCTTGGTCAGTATCGCCACTCATCTTACCTGCCCTGGGCACGTGTCTCTGAGCGCATCTGGGCCGAAGAGAAAGGTCACCTGGCATTTGGTGTGTGGGCTGCTAAGCGTGTTTTGGAGTTTGACGGCGCTGAGGGTCGCAGACTCTTGCAAGAGGCTGTACCAAAATTTATGCAAATTGGTCTGGGCTTTGCTGGCAGACCATCTGATGATAGTGAGCACTTTGCCCGTTATTTTGAGCTTGGACTCAAGGTCAAGACCGCTCAGCAGATACAAGACGAATACATGGAAATCGTCGAGAAGAGACTCAAAGAAATCGGACTGGATATGCCTGCCGGCGTACAGCCCAACTATGACATGAGAGTTGGCTATGCTAGTGCTACGCCTGAGCCTGCTATTAGCGGCGCAAAATAATGACAGCACAGATACTCAATACTCAGCTCACCGATGAGGATAAGCAACTGATCGAGCGCATCTCCGGTGGTGCGCTCGTGGAGACCTGGGCGGAGACTAGCGGGCGCTTTAAGGAGCTTGCTACCGGCATCATTTTGCAGTTTGCTGATTCGCAGATGGCTGGAGCGGCTGGCTTTGTCCCTTATATCAATAAGGGACCGACCATCCAGGACCGCATCAATCTCAGTCGTATGGTCACCGAAAAGATGAGCATGGCCAAAGACGCCTATGGCATTTTGGCCGGCTTAAACTTTAACGGTCAGCGCTACATGAATGGGCACTGCTTTGATAGTCGTGTGTCGCGTGATTCGTTTTTAGGCTATAGCCGCTCCTCTGCTGACAAAC
Proteins encoded in this region:
- the solA gene encoding N-methyl-L-tryptophan oxidase, with the translated sequence MTKSYNTIVLGLGAMGSATLYQLAKRGDNVLGIDKYDPPHTMGSSHGDSRITRQAIGEGVEYTPLALRSYEIIRELEDKTAHRLLLACGGLMISNKQSQGVHHVQNFFDTTVAAATEHHIKHEILDAIDIKRRFPAFKVAAHEYAYYEPEAGILYPEKCISTQIDVAKSMGAAVHTGEEVLSYKETIDGVIVKTTIGEYAAKQLIITAGPWLPELLNKQSGLSKLSDYFKIVRQVMYWFDIKEHYQNFKPGHFPIFIWEGYGDLASSYGFPAIDGPDGGLKMASPKFNEIVTPDTIDRQVSQAAIDEIYDAQVSKCFDGVGRTCLRTAVCMYTDTHDSRFVMGKLPGSNHTIIASPCSGHGFKHSPAIGECLAQLALDGASKLDISGFGVASIFLTC
- the argH gene encoding argininosuccinate lyase, which encodes MQVLRKAFTQQLDQSVTAFVNSVDADEALIAVDIKGSIAHATMLCQQGLLTEAQAANIVSGLNAILVEHQEGKFKLNPVFEDVHMNVEKRLEQLIGQDALRLHTARSRNDQVALDLRLFVLEQITQHQAQIQTLKSAVAQCALSNIDAVMPGYTHLQRAQPVHFAHAMHAFMEMLERDYSRFSDLAKRTAVSPLGAGAQAGTGLPIDPHLSAKLLGLPTCFNNSIDAVSDRDFVAEYLFTSSMCAVHLSQMAETFVIWATREFGFITFSDAVTTASSLMPQKKNPDPVEIVRGKAGAMMGELINVLATLKGLPLGYNRDLQETKPPAIKVSKELSGCLNVMAVAVQSMTVNSAVTLAAASDPDMITTDLVEYLVNKSVPFRKAHEEVSALVAYAREKSVPLSTLSLTEMQSFSGGYDADVMALFDPVVSVKAKTSHGSTGTAKVEAVVKSANS
- a CDS encoding argininosuccinate synthase — encoded protein: MKKILLAYSGGLDTSCILTWLKEKYNVPIVAYCANVGQEEDFEAVKVKALKTGAEKCIVDDLKAEFVKDFIWPSIQANAVYEAVYLLGTSLARPCIAQGMVEAALREGCDYIAHGATGKGNDQVRFELAIKSLAPQLGVIAPWREWEYQSRTDLFAYAEKHGIPLPITKEKPYSMDANLMHISYEGGILEDPWQEAPENIYLWTKNPEEAPNKPQYVEIQFEQGVPVAIDGVKLEPVALLEKANEMAAAHGVGRIDLVENRFIGIKSRGVYETPGVTILMQAHQAVESLTLDKEVAHLKQSMVSKIAELTYNGFWFAPETQLLHNFIKESQASVTGTAKIKMYKGTSMVVARKSEQSLYSEKMTSFENMSSFNPADSGGFININGLRLSAWSNKNASIKKSLHPTA
- a CDS encoding phenylacetate-CoA oxygenase subunit PaaI, giving the protein MKTYDSKDSLPEEYKSALLDLLSFQADSEFAGGQRVEENMKYATRPEEAYRLAKKVMEEMGHGWYCWELMAELGIDVNARVQHLVQNRDNPDPKKVRVINGFRKENWAPLFESWADVAMFSTAVTPAAVAFLGQYRHSSYLPWARVSERIWAEEKGHLAFGVWAAKRVLEFDGAEGRRLLQEAVPKFMQIGLGFAGRPSDDSEHFARYFELGLKVKTAQQIQDEYMEIVEKRLKEIGLDMPAGVQPNYDMRVGYASATPEPAISGAK